The proteins below are encoded in one region of Aquisalimonas asiatica:
- a CDS encoding (2Fe-2S) ferredoxin domain-containing protein, with product MGYYQRHVFVCTNSREPGKDCCAADGAADDARGYLKDRVREQGMNGAGQVRVSGSGCLGRCADGPVIVIYPEATWYTYVDRDDLDEIVDRHLGGGEIVSRLLIDPD from the coding sequence ATGGGTTACTATCAGCGCCACGTGTTTGTCTGTACCAACAGCCGCGAACCGGGCAAGGACTGCTGCGCGGCCGATGGTGCCGCTGATGACGCCCGCGGTTATCTCAAGGACCGGGTGCGTGAGCAGGGCATGAACGGTGCCGGCCAGGTGCGTGTGAGCGGCTCGGGTTGCCTGGGCCGCTGCGCTGACGGGCCGGTCATCGTGATCTACCCCGAGGCGACGTGGTATACCTATGTCGACCGGGACGACCTGGACGAGATTGTCGATCGACACCTGGGTGGCGGCGAAATCGTCTCGAGACTGCTTATCGACCCCGACTGA
- the rpsI gene encoding 30S ribosomal protein S9 has protein sequence MAEEQYYGTGRRKTSRARVFLRRGSGEIRVNGRTLEEYFGRETAQMVVRQPLELVDALDKFDINVTVAGGGGSGQAGAVRHGLTRALINYDEELRGPLRKAGFVTRDSRMVERKKIGLHKARRATQYSKR, from the coding sequence ATGGCAGAAGAGCAGTATTACGGAACCGGTCGCCGCAAGACCTCGCGGGCGCGGGTGTTCCTGCGCCGCGGCAGCGGTGAGATTCGCGTCAACGGGCGCACGCTGGAAGAGTACTTCGGCCGCGAGACTGCCCAGATGGTGGTGCGTCAGCCGCTGGAGCTCGTGGACGCCCTGGACAAGTTCGACATCAACGTCACCGTCGCCGGCGGCGGCGGCAGTGGTCAGGCGGGTGCGGTGCGCCACGGCCTGACCCGCGCGCTGATCAATTACGACGAAGAGCTGCGCGGTCCGCTGCGCAAGGCCGGCTTCGTCACCCGTGACAGCCGTATGGTGGAGCGGAAGAAGATCGGCCTGCACAAGGCCCGCCGCGCCACGCAGTACAGCAAGCGCTGA
- the crp gene encoding cAMP-activated global transcriptional regulator CRP translates to MRKTNWSIDNLLRHCHRRRYPSKTGIIYAGDQPDALYYITEGSVSVVIEDENGHEIVLAYLNAGDFFGELGLFGQETTRSAWVRTRTPCEVAEISYARFHQVAAEDPEIVFFLAGQMAERLRRTSRKVGDLAFLDVTGRVARTLLDLCREPDAMTHPDGMQIRITRQELGRIVGCSREMVGRVLKDLEERELISVSGKTMVVFNTR, encoded by the coding sequence ATGAGAAAAACAAACTGGTCGATCGATAACCTACTGCGGCACTGCCACCGCCGCCGCTACCCCAGCAAGACCGGCATCATCTACGCAGGCGACCAGCCGGACGCGCTCTACTACATCACGGAAGGCTCCGTGAGCGTCGTGATCGAGGACGAGAACGGGCACGAGATCGTGCTGGCCTACCTCAACGCCGGCGACTTCTTCGGCGAGCTGGGGCTGTTCGGCCAGGAGACGACACGCAGCGCCTGGGTACGCACCCGCACCCCCTGCGAAGTGGCAGAGATCAGCTACGCCCGTTTTCACCAGGTGGCGGCGGAAGACCCCGAGATCGTCTTCTTTCTCGCCGGGCAGATGGCCGAACGCCTGCGCCGGACCAGCCGCAAGGTGGGCGATCTCGCCTTTCTGGATGTCACCGGCCGGGTGGCGCGCACGCTGCTGGACCTGTGCCGGGAGCCCGACGCCATGACCCACCCCGACGGCATGCAGATCCGCATCACCCGCCAGGAGCTCGGGCGTATCGTCGGCTGCTCGCGGGAGATGGTGGGCCGGGTGCTGAAGGACCTGGAAGAGCGGGAGCTGATCTCGGTGTCCGGCAAGACCATGGTGGTGTTCAACACCCGCTGA
- the rplM gene encoding 50S ribosomal protein L13, with translation MKTFSAKPAEVERDWFVVDADGKTLGRLATEVARRLRGKHKPEYTPHVDTGDYIVVVNADKIKVTGNKATDKMYYRHTGFPGNLRSRTFEKQHAEKPESVVEIAVKGMLPRNRLGRAMAKKLKVYAGPEHRHNAQQPKPLEL, from the coding sequence ATGAAGACCTTTAGCGCGAAACCGGCTGAAGTTGAACGCGACTGGTTTGTCGTGGATGCCGACGGCAAAACCCTCGGCCGCCTTGCCACTGAAGTGGCCCGGCGCCTGCGCGGCAAGCATAAGCCGGAATACACGCCGCACGTGGATACCGGCGACTACATCGTTGTGGTCAACGCCGACAAGATCAAGGTGACCGGCAACAAGGCCACCGACAAGATGTACTATCGCCACACCGGTTTCCCGGGCAACCTGCGCAGCAGGACGTTCGAGAAGCAGCATGCCGAGAAGCCGGAATCCGTGGTGGAGATTGCGGTCAAGGGCATGCTCCCGCGCAACCGCCTGGGCCGTGCGATGGCCAAGAAACTGAAGGTCTACGCGGGTCCGGAGCACCGGCACAACGCGCAGCAGCCCAAGCCGCTGGAGCTCTAA
- a CDS encoding OsmC family protein, with translation MRATVKWVGDAAFDGTAGSGHTVRMDGPPDLGGQDSGVRPMEMLLLGLGGCSAFDVVHILQRGRHPVSDCVVEIEAERAETPPKVFTRIHMHYRVSGDGLKDAAVRRAVDLSAEKYCSASIMLAQVAELSHDYEVVGT, from the coding sequence ATGCGGGCAACGGTAAAGTGGGTCGGTGACGCGGCCTTCGACGGCACGGCCGGCAGCGGGCATACGGTGCGCATGGACGGCCCGCCGGATCTCGGCGGCCAGGACTCCGGCGTGCGGCCCATGGAGATGCTGTTGCTGGGGCTTGGCGGCTGCAGCGCGTTCGATGTGGTGCACATCCTGCAGCGCGGGCGTCATCCGGTCAGCGATTGTGTGGTGGAAATCGAGGCCGAGCGCGCCGAAACGCCGCCCAAGGTGTTCACGCGCATTCACATGCACTACCGGGTCAGTGGCGACGGGCTGAAGGATGCCGCGGTACGGCGTGCGGTTGACCTCTCGGCGGAGAAGTACTGCTCCGCGTCCATCATGCTCGCCCAGGTGGCGGAACTCTCCCACGATTACGAGGTCGTCGGGACCTGA
- the speD gene encoding adenosylmethionine decarboxylase — protein sequence MVQSDSLRLHGFNNLTKSLSFNIYDVCYARDAQQRQRYIEYIDEVYNAERLTQILTQVANIIGANILNIARQDYEPQGASVTLLISEEEEIEGAEVGSAAPGPLPDTVLAHLDKSHITVHTYPETHPDHGISTFRADIDVSTCGVISPLKALNFLIHSFDSDIVTMDYRVRGFTRDVEGHKHFIDHEINSIQNYLSDDTKAQYHLIDVNVYQEHMFHTKMLLKEPKLSNYLFGESAADFSEEDRQQIRMQLRREMAEIFYGRNLQPGQEVSLGLEFR from the coding sequence TTGGTCCAGTCGGATTCCCTGAGGCTGCACGGTTTCAACAATCTCACGAAATCGCTCAGCTTCAACATTTACGATGTCTGCTATGCCCGGGATGCCCAGCAGCGTCAGCGGTATATCGAGTATATCGATGAGGTCTACAACGCCGAACGGCTGACCCAGATTCTCACCCAGGTGGCGAACATCATCGGCGCGAACATTCTCAACATCGCGCGCCAGGACTACGAGCCCCAGGGCGCCAGTGTGACCCTGCTCATCTCCGAGGAAGAGGAGATCGAGGGTGCCGAAGTGGGCAGCGCGGCCCCGGGGCCCCTGCCGGACACGGTGCTCGCACACCTGGACAAGAGCCACATCACGGTGCACACGTATCCGGAGACGCACCCGGATCACGGTATCAGCACCTTCCGGGCGGATATCGACGTCTCCACCTGCGGGGTCATCTCGCCGCTGAAGGCGCTGAACTTCCTGATCCATTCGTTCGATTCCGATATCGTGACCATGGATTACCGGGTGCGTGGTTTCACCCGGGACGTGGAAGGGCACAAGCACTTCATCGATCACGAGATCAATTCGATCCAGAATTATCTCTCGGATGACACCAAGGCGCAGTATCACCTGATTGACGTCAACGTCTATCAGGAGCACATGTTCCACACCAAGATGCTGCTCAAGGAACCCAAGCTGTCGAACTACCTGTTCGGGGAGTCGGCCGCGGATTTCTCCGAGGAGGACCGGCAGCAGATCCGCATGCAGCTGCGCCGGGAGATGGCGGAGATCTTCTACGGCCGCAACCTGCAGCCGGGGCAGGAAGTCTCCCTGGGTCTGGAGTTCCGCTGA
- the trpC gene encoding indole-3-glycerol phosphate synthase TrpC — MSDTPDVLKRILARKAEEVASNSQAMDVQSLRHEAGVGSEPRGFLRALRAEAEAGRAGVIAEVKKASPSKGLIREGFDPEAIARSYAAGGATCLSVLTDQDFFKGHNLDLRIARAACDLPVLRKDFIIDPFQVWESRVLGADCILLIAAALSDARLEELYRLARSIGMDVLVEVHTADELERALALEPELLGINNRDLHTFETDLQTTIRLLERVPAGTFLVTESGFSTREEVEYMLEQGVQGFLIGEAFMRASDPGERLHAMFR; from the coding sequence ATGAGTGACACACCGGACGTTCTCAAGCGGATCCTGGCTCGCAAGGCCGAAGAGGTGGCGAGCAACAGCCAGGCGATGGATGTGCAGAGCCTTCGCCACGAGGCGGGGGTCGGTTCTGAGCCCCGGGGCTTTCTGCGCGCCCTGCGCGCCGAGGCGGAGGCCGGGCGTGCCGGCGTGATCGCCGAGGTCAAGAAGGCGTCCCCGAGCAAGGGGCTGATCCGGGAAGGGTTCGATCCCGAGGCCATTGCCAGGAGTTACGCGGCCGGTGGCGCCACCTGCCTGTCCGTGCTCACGGACCAGGACTTCTTCAAGGGGCACAACCTCGACCTGCGGATCGCCCGCGCCGCCTGCGACCTCCCGGTGCTGCGCAAGGACTTCATCATCGACCCCTTCCAGGTGTGGGAGTCCCGGGTGCTCGGTGCCGACTGCATCCTGCTCATTGCCGCGGCGCTCAGTGATGCGCGGCTGGAGGAACTCTACCGCCTTGCCCGCAGCATCGGCATGGACGTGCTCGTGGAAGTGCACACGGCCGACGAGCTGGAGCGGGCGCTGGCGCTGGAGCCGGAGCTGCTCGGGATCAACAACCGCGACCTGCATACCTTTGAAACCGATCTGCAGACGACCATCCGTCTGCTGGAGCGGGTGCCGGCGGGGACCTTTCTGGTCACGGAAAGCGGCTTCAGCACCCGGGAGGAAGTCGAGTACATGCTGGAGCAGGGTGTGCAGGGCTTTCTCATCGGCGAAGCGTTCATGCGCGCCAGCGACCCCGGCGAGCGGCTTCACGCGATGTTCCGGTAA
- a CDS encoding DUF4177 domain-containing protein codes for MEYKTVYLGLRTGTDSADTPVDEQPLIDAANDGWTLKQVVPSEGGSGTRGYVAFLERDAA; via the coding sequence ATGGAATACAAGACAGTTTACTTGGGCCTGCGCACCGGAACTGACTCCGCCGACACGCCGGTTGATGAGCAACCGCTCATTGATGCCGCCAACGATGGCTGGACGCTGAAGCAGGTTGTTCCTTCCGAGGGGGGCTCCGGAACCCGTGGGTATGTGGCGTTCCTGGAGCGCGACGCAGCCTGA